A genomic window from Nicotiana sylvestris chromosome 11, ASM39365v2, whole genome shotgun sequence includes:
- the LOC138881312 gene encoding uncharacterized protein: MLVLPMGSGSYTVYCDALHIGLGTMLMHNGSVIDYASQQLKAHEKNYHVHDLELAAIVRALKIWRHCLYDIPCELQGWICVPNIDALRGLILEEAHSLRYSIHSGVTKMYRDLKKYYWWRRMKKDIVAYVSHCLNFQRVKYKHKKPGGLT; encoded by the exons atgtTGGTGTTGCCTATGGGTTCAGGATCTTacaccgtatattgtgatgcgtTGCATATTGGGCTTGGCACGATGTTAATGCATAACGGTAGTGTAATTGACTATGCATCTCAGCAGTTGAAGgctcatgagaagaattaccatgtgcaTGACTTAGAATTAGCAGCCATTGTTcgcgcgttgaagatttggaggcactgcCTGTATGACATTCCATGTGAG CTTCAAGGCTGGATTTGTGTTCCAAATATTGATGCTTTGAGAGGTTTGATCCTTGAAGAGGCTCACAGTTTGCGTTATTCCATTCACTCTGGTGTCACGAAGATGTACCGTGACTTGAAAAAAtactattggtggcggagaatgaagaaagatattgttgctTATGTCTCACATTGTTTGAATTTTCAACGGGTGAAGTATAAGCATAAGAAACCAGGAGGGTTGACTTAG
- the LOC138881313 gene encoding uncharacterized protein, giving the protein MNCFSVPRDALVLVDPGSTYSYVSSYFARILDMPRDSLVMHAHVSMPVGDSIIMNRVYQSYVLTIGGYETRVDLLLLNIVDFDVILGMDWLSPCHAVLDFHAKTVILAMSGVPRLEWRGFLDYVPSRVISHLKAQQMVVKRYLAYLAFVRYVSADTPTIESILLVRDFPDVFPIDLKDIDFGIDLVLGTQPIFISPYCMAPIELKEQLWELLDKGFIRRSVSPWDALVLFMGKKNGTMRMCIDYRQLNKVTIEGYCDYYEFLVISFRADQFHNNFYALDEQCVPSIS; this is encoded by the coding sequence ATGAATTGTTTCAGTGTGCCACGAGATGCTTTAGTGTTAGTTGACCCTggctccacttattcatatgtatcatcatactttgctcgtattttggatatgcctcgtgattctttagTTATGCATGCTCATGTATCTATGCCagtaggtgattctattattaTGAACCGTGTGTATCAGTCCTATGTGTTGACCATTGGGGGATATGAGACGAGAGTTGATCTTTTACTACTCAACATAGTTGATTTTGACGTGAtactgggcatggattggttgtcgccaTGTCATGCTGTTCTTGATTTTCACGCTAAGACCGTGATATTGGCAATGTCGGGGGTGCCGAGGTTAGAGTGGAGGGGCTTCctggattatgttcctagtagagtgatttcacaTTTGAAGGCTCAACAAATGGTTGTGAAGAGATATTTGGcatatttggccttcgtgaggtATGTTAGTGCTGATACTCCTACCATTGAGTCAATTTTGTTAGTGAGAGACTTCCCAGATGTATTTCCAATAGACCTTAAGGAcatcgattttggtattgacttggtgttgggcactcagcccatttttatttcaccGTATTGCATGGCACCTATagaattgaaggaacaattaTGGGAGctacttgataagggtttcattaggcgtagtgtgtcaccttgggatgCACTGGTTCTATTTATGGGGAAGAAGAATGGtactatgaggatgtgtattgactacaggCAGCTGAACAAGGTTACTATTGAAGGTTACTGTGAttactatgagtttttggtgatatcttttcgggctgaccaattccACAACAACttttatgcacttgatgaacaatgtgttccatccatatcttga